A stretch of the Aegilops tauschii subsp. strangulata cultivar AL8/78 chromosome 4, Aet v6.0, whole genome shotgun sequence genome encodes the following:
- the LOC141021289 gene encoding uncharacterized protein yields the protein MSTVNRPSSVRAKIGCRSIAQLPATAEGVLAGRFYRFTYEVEEVLVKNPVNAETVDPIPDERTKPDQTPKRKRTEQEKGMPQPESAGRGNIGGSYRGGKACRLLYDEKEGSPSTESDGDNSLLIETLQREIEEKMKEDDVDSSNWIVPRNPDVMETTVQDIQIVEVTGEVDPGLKTSCSYMVQLPSSESVEEIILTPPLAPEAPLRFSKRNASGMQDKVEDKAKKLASKKNLEGLQQGEDAKELRTGAKMIRASTMQLMKMCGSVKQPIQGA from the exons ATGTCAACTGTAAATCGTCCCTCTTCTGTCAGAGCTAAAATTGGCTGTAGATCGATAGCTCAACTTCCTGCTACTGCTGAAGGGGTGCTTGCAGGACGTTTCTACAGGTTCACTTATGAAGTTGAGGAGGTTTTGGTTAAAAATCCTGTGAATGCAGAAACTGTCGATCCTATTCCTGATGAAAGGACCAAGCCAGATCAGACCCCTAAGAGGAAACGTACTGAACAAGAGAAAGGGATGCCGCAGCCTGAGTCAGCTGGACGTGGCAACATTGGGGGTTCCTATCGTGGTGGCAAGGCCTGTCGCCTGCTATACGATGAGAAGGAGGGATCTCCTTCTACTGAAAGTGATGGGGATAATTCTTTACTTATTGAAACGTTGCAGAGAGAAATTGAGGAAAAAATGAAAGAAGATGACGTAGATTCCTCTAACTGGATTGTCCCTAGGAATCCTGATGTCATGGAGACTACTGTTCAAGATATACAG ATTGTGGAGGTAACTGGTGAGGTGGACCCTGGGCTAAAGACTTCATGCAGCTATATGGTACAACTCCCATCTTCTGAAAGCGTTGAGGAGATCATTCTTACCCCTCCACTAGCGCCTGAAGCCCCACTGAGATTCAGCAAGCGTAACGCCTCTGGAATGCAGGACAAGGTTGAGGACAAGGCCAAGAAACTGGCTAGTAAGAAAAATCTGGAAG GGCTGCAGCAAGGAGAGGACGCCAAGGAGCTGCGCACTGGAGCTAAGATGATCAGGGCTAGCACAATGCAGCTGATGAAGATGTGTGGTTCTGTCAAGCAACCAATCCAAGGTGCTTGA